The Panicum virgatum strain AP13 chromosome 5K, P.virgatum_v5, whole genome shotgun sequence genome has a window encoding:
- the LOC120707196 gene encoding protein ANTAGONIST OF LIKE HETEROCHROMATIN PROTEIN 1-like, protein MRSPSNGRPPSSGGGGGGAAPAPAGGAAGDDDDLALYYSFLQEDAPPPPFALDDPAAMTNGRRRKARGPPDNAGGEEGAAAAAKKDGNKRSIARILTSLAALEAEEHADRAGEASGGRELALLESNADARSQAMMDYYAKMEGDSEAAARSKRSRLAASAAAVAVMAAEDSVAAASGSARQQPQQQAGHQQRRLWVKDRSRAWWDKCSSPDYPEEDFRRAFRMGRETFDMICDALGAAVAKEDTMLRAAIPVRQRVAVCVWRLATGEPLRLVSKRFGLGISTCHKLVLEVCAAIKSVLMPRFLQWPDAAAAARFKAAFERASGVPGVVGAMYTTHIPIIAPKISVAAYFNRRHTERNQKTSYSITLQGVVGPDGAFTDVCIGWPGSMPDDQVLEKSMLHQRAAAGMMRESWLVGGASYPLTDWVLVPYTHPNLTWTQHAFNEKVGDLRRVAVEAFARLKARWACLQKRTEVKLQDLPVVLGACCVLHNICELHGEEVDPAIRCELVDDETTPENPVRSEAAKRARDAIAHNLLHRGFAGTTFF, encoded by the coding sequence ATGAGATCCCCATCCAACGGCCGCCCACCAAGCAGCGGTGGGGGAGGTGGCGGTgcggctccagctccagctggGGGAGCGGcaggggacgacgacgacttggccttgtactacTCCTTCCTCCAGgaggacgcgccgccgccgccgttcgcgcTCGACGACCCCGCCGCGATGACCAACGGCCGGCGCCGGAAGGCGCGCGGGCCGCCGGACAACGCGGGGGGCGAggagggcgccgcggccgccgcgaagAAGGACGGGAACAAGCGGTCCATCGCCCGGATACTCACCTcgctggcggcgctggaggcggaggagcaCGCGGACCGCGCGGGCGAGGCGTCCGGGGGGCGGGAGCTCGCGCTGCTCGAGTCCAACGCCGACGCCCGCTCCCAGGCCATGATGGACTACTACGCCAAGATGGAGGGCGACTCCGAGGCCGCTGCCAGGTCCAAGCGCTCCAGGCTCGCCGCCTCGGCCGCAGCGGTCGCCGTCATGGCGGCGGAGGACTCGGTGGCCGCGGCGTCGGGCTcggcgcggcagcagccgcagcagcaggccgGGCACCAGCAGCGGCGGCTCTGGGTCAAGGACCGGTCGCGCGCGTGGTGGGACAAGTGCAGCAGCCCGGACTACCCGGAGGAGGACTTCCGGCGCGCCTTCCGGATGGGCCGCGAGACCTTCGACATGATCTGCGACGCGCTGGGCGCCGCGGTGGCCAAGGAGGACACCATGCTCCGCGCCGCCATCCCCGTCCGGCAGCGCGTCGCCGTCTGCGTCTGGCGCCTCGCCACGGGGGAGCCGCTCCGCCTCGTCTCCAAGCGCTTCGGCCTCGGCATCTCCACCTGCCACAAGCTCGTCCTCGAGGTCTGCGCCGCCATCAAGTCGGTGCTCATGCCCCGCTTCCTGCAGtggcccgacgccgccgccgccgcgcgcttcaAGGCCGCCTTCGAGCGCGCCTCCGGCGTGCCGGGGGTCGTCGGCGCCATGTACACCACCCACATCCCCATCATCGCGCCCAAGATctccgtcgccgcctacttcaaccGCCGCCACACGGAGCGCAACCAGAAGACGTCCTACTCCATCACGCTGCAGGGGGTGGTCGGCCCCGACGGCGCCTTCACGGACGTCTGCATCGGCTGGCCGGGCTCCATGCCCGACGACCAGGTCCTGGAGAAGTCGATGCTCCaccagcgcgcggcggccgggatgATGCGCGAGTCCTGGctggtgggcggcgccagctACCCGCTCACCGACTGGGTGCTGGTGCCGTACACGCACCCCAACctgacgtggacgcagcacgccTTCAACGAGAAGGTGGGCGACCTCCGGCGCGTCGCCGTCGAGGCCTTCGCGCGGCTCAAGGCGCGGTGGGCGTGCCTGCAGAAGCGCACCGAGGTGAAGCTGCAGGACCTCCCAGTGGTGCTGGGCGCCTGCTGCGTGCTCCACAACATCTGCGAGCTCCACGGCGAGGAGGTGGACCCGGCCATCCGCTGCGAGCTCGTGGACGACGAGACCACGCCGGAGAACCCCGTGCGCTCCGAGGCCGCCAAGCGCGCCAGGGACGCCATCGCGCACAACCTGCTCCACCGCGGATTCGCCGGCACCACCTTCTTCTGA
- the LOC120707195 gene encoding peptidyl-prolyl cis-trans isomerase CYP57-like, producing MSSVYVLEPPTKGKVVVQTTAGPLDIELWPKEAPKAARNFVQLCLEGYYDGTLFHRVIKNFLVQGGDPTGSGTGGDSIYGAPFADEYHSRLRFNHRGLVACANAGTPHSNGSQFFITLDRCDWLDKKNTIFGKVTGDSIFNLLALADVETDKDDRPVYPQKILSVEVLWDPFEDIVPRQLKKAESVAKADAEVKPKKKAVKQLNVLSFGDEVEEEENEAASSVPAKIKSIHDVLDDPRFLKGEPDDVQLSKEQEEKKKDTVLSVRDALISKKVDSREPEHAPESDDYPEDENEEDFDNRMRSQILKKRRELGDVPPRETSKAAKPHRKDKELPDRRSDIKHRRDNDDDDDQEHELQKSKKLSLKKKGIGSEASAERMSRTDANLQLLNPAEQERHLQKQKKRRLQGREDETLTKLQKFKASFLSKNPATDHVKEKNSATDKEEKEAEEDYTGWHTNRLSFLPDSSKDGMARKDDPDDYVVVDPLLEKGKEKFNKMQAKLKRREREWAGRSLT from the exons ATGTCGTCGGTGTACGTGCTTGAGCCCCCGACGAAGGGCAAGGTGGTGGTGCAGACGACGGCTGGCCCGCTCGACATCGAGCTGTGGCCCAAGGAGGCCCCCAAGGCGGCGCGCAACTTCGTGCAGCTCTGCCTCGAGGGCTACTACGACGGCACCCTCTTCCACCGCGTCATCAAGAACTTCCTCGTCCAGGGCGGCGACCCCACTGGCTCCGGCACCG GGGGTGATAGCATCTATGGTGCGCCATTTGCGGATGAGTACCACTCGCGGCTGAGGTTTAACCACAGGGGTTTAGTGGCGTGCGCCAATGCTGGCACGCCTCATTCGAACGGGAGCCAGTTCTTTATCACCCTTGACCGCTGCGATTGGCTTGACAAGAAGAACACCATCTTCGGGAAG GTTACTGGTGATTCTATTTTCAACCTTCTTGCCTTGGCTGATGTTGAGACAGATAAGGATGATCGACCTGTGTACCCACAGAAAATTCTTTCAGTAGAG GTTCTCTGGGACCCATTTGAGGATATTGTTCCAAGGCAACTTAAGAAGGCTGAGTCTGTTGCCAAGGCTGATGCTGAGGTGAAACCTAAGAAGAAGGCAGTTAA GCAACTTAATGTGCTCTCTTTTGGAGATGAAGTAGAAGAGGAGGAGAATGAGGCAGCTTCCTCTGTTCCGGCCAAAATAAAAAGTATTCATGATGTCTTGGACGATCCCCGTTTCCTTAAAGGGGAACCAGATGATGTACAGCTG tccaaggagcaagaggagaagaaaaaagaCACTGTTTTATCTGTCAGGGATGCTTTGATCTCAAAGAAAGTTGACTCAAGAGAGCCAGAGCATGCTCCCGAATCTGATGATTATCCTGAAGACGAGAATGAAGAGGATTTTGACAATAGAATGCGCTCACAAATCCTTAAAAAACGTAGAGAACTTGGTGATGTTCCCCCTCGTGAAACCTCTAAAGCAG CTAAACCACACCGGAAGGATAAGGAATTACCAGACCGCAGGTCCGATATTAAACACAG GAGGGAcaatgatgacgatgatgatcaGGAACATGAGCTACAAAAGTCTAAAAAACTATCATTGAAGAAAAAGGGTATTGGCTCAGAAGCCAGTGCCGAGAGGATGTCCAGAACGGATGCTAATTTGCAACTTCTAAATCCAGCTGAACAAGAGAGACATTTACAAAAACAGAAAAAACGCCGGCTTCAAGGCCGTGAAGATGAG ACTCTAACAAAGCTACAGAAGTTCAAGGCTTCTTTCCTCAGTAAGAATCCTGCTACAGATCATGTTAAAGAAAAGAATTCTGCTACTGATAAGGAAGAAAAGGAAGCTGAAGAGGACTACACAGGGTGGCACACAAACAGGCTGTCTTTCTTACCTGATTCGTCCAAG GATGGGATGGCTAGGAAAGATGATCCGGATGACTATGTGGTGGTAGATCCTCTTctggagaaaggaaaagaaaaattcaACAAGATGCAAGCGAAGCTTAAGCGGAGAGAGCGTGAATGGGCAGGCAGATCTCTCACCTGA